In one Thermodesulfobium acidiphilum genomic region, the following are encoded:
- a CDS encoding type IV pilus twitching motility protein PilT, whose amino-acid sequence MEITEILEKATQMNASDIHISVGIPPVIRREGKLIKLEEYGNITPKIAFELIFSMLSDYQKKKIEEELDIDFSYGISGIGRFRVNVFKQRGVWGAALRLIPWEIPSLETLGLPPVIAEFAKLVRGLVLVTGPTGSGKSTTLASLINIINRTRESHIITIEDPIEYLHSHKKSIVDQREVGNDTKSFARAVRASLREDPDVILVGEMRDLETIAAAITAAETGHLVFSTLHTNDAPQTIDRIIDVFPTNQQQQIRTQLSTALQGVVSQALLPKIGGGRVVATEVMIATPAVRNLIREGKTSQLYSVIQTSGRYGMQQLDASLKDLVLRGKVAFEDAFTVAVNKEEFMRLVGRL is encoded by the coding sequence ATGGAAATAACTGAAATTCTTGAAAAGGCCACTCAAATGAATGCGAGCGACATTCACATATCTGTGGGCATACCCCCTGTGATAAGAAGAGAGGGCAAGTTAATAAAATTGGAAGAATATGGCAATATTACTCCAAAAATTGCATTTGAACTTATATTCTCTATGCTTTCAGACTATCAGAAAAAAAAGATAGAGGAAGAATTGGATATTGACTTCTCCTACGGCATATCTGGAATAGGTAGATTCAGGGTAAACGTGTTTAAGCAAAGAGGCGTTTGGGGCGCAGCGCTCAGGCTGATACCATGGGAGATCCCAAGTCTGGAAACTCTGGGACTTCCTCCTGTAATTGCTGAGTTTGCCAAGCTGGTAAGAGGCCTTGTGCTGGTAACTGGCCCTACTGGCTCAGGAAAGTCTACCACGCTTGCCTCCCTTATAAATATAATTAATAGAACAAGGGAGTCTCACATTATTACTATTGAAGACCCTATTGAATACCTTCACTCTCACAAGAAGTCTATAGTAGATCAAAGAGAAGTTGGAAACGACACCAAATCTTTTGCCAGAGCTGTCAGAGCATCTCTACGAGAGGACCCAGATGTAATTTTGGTGGGTGAGATGAGAGACCTTGAAACAATAGCTGCTGCTATTACTGCTGCAGAGACGGGGCATTTGGTGTTTTCAACCCTTCATACGAACGATGCTCCACAAACTATAGACAGGATTATAGACGTATTTCCTACCAATCAACAGCAGCAAATAAGAACGCAGCTTTCAACAGCTCTTCAAGGAGTTGTATCTCAGGCTCTTTTGCCAAAGATTGGGGGCGGTAGAGTGGTAGCGACAGAGGTTATGATCGCGACTCCTGCTGTAAGAAACCTTATCAGGGAGGGTAAGACATCTCAACTTTATAGTGTAATACAGACTTCTGGAAGATACGGCATGCAGCAATTAGATGCCTCTCTAAAAGACCTGGTACTTCGTGGCAAGGTAGCTTTTGAAGATGCCTTTACAGTAGCAGTAAATAAGGAAGAGTTTATGCGCCTGGTTGGGAGATTGTAA
- a CDS encoding mannose-1-phosphate guanylyltransferase/mannose-6-phosphate isomerase, whose amino-acid sequence MKVAVLAGGVGSRLWPLSRERYPKQLISLTGDKSLLQNTVDRLLPLCDNHILIVGIDAHKEDLEWQLSSNGDSRIKYNILLEPYPRNTYAACLYLTLYFEKQGVKEPILVVPADHMISNEELFYEVAKDAEKLAEKGYIVTFGIKPSFASTGFGYILKGEKIEGSNGFRISKFEEKPSLERAKMYVRDENYLWNSGMFMWKPEVFLSEVKRLDFETYEKVRGLFDDKFERDPEKIYSSLPSIPVDKAVMEKSKLGVVIPSGFEWSDLGSWDSLYDVARKNKDGNVTTGDVLALHCKNSFMYSTGKLMVGIDLEDLIVVDADDAILVCKRGSSQYVKDAFDALKEQGREESQIHRTVYRFWGQKTLISRGDSFLIYQVLLLPKKEILLQLHHHRSENWIILSGAVEIEKDGKKGFYHRGDSILIPKSTPHKISNPGKISAQILEIWQGEYLEEDDVEYL is encoded by the coding sequence ATGAAGGTAGCTGTGCTCGCTGGAGGTGTTGGAAGTAGGCTTTGGCCCCTGAGTAGGGAGAGATACCCAAAGCAGCTGATATCACTTACAGGTGACAAATCTTTGCTACAAAATACCGTAGATAGATTGCTCCCACTATGTGACAATCACATTTTGATTGTTGGAATTGATGCTCATAAGGAAGATCTGGAATGGCAGCTTAGCTCTAATGGTGATTCCAGGATAAAATATAACATTTTGCTTGAGCCTTATCCAAGAAACACTTACGCAGCCTGTCTTTATCTTACTCTATATTTTGAGAAACAGGGAGTGAAGGAACCTATTTTGGTAGTTCCTGCCGATCACATGATATCAAATGAAGAGCTTTTTTATGAAGTTGCTAAGGATGCAGAGAAATTAGCTGAAAAGGGTTATATAGTAACTTTTGGTATAAAGCCCTCCTTTGCTTCTACTGGTTTTGGGTATATTTTAAAGGGTGAAAAGATAGAAGGATCAAATGGCTTTAGGATTTCAAAATTTGAAGAAAAGCCCTCTTTAGAGAGAGCTAAAATGTATGTTAGAGATGAGAACTATCTGTGGAATTCAGGGATGTTTATGTGGAAGCCTGAAGTATTCTTATCAGAGGTTAAAAGACTGGATTTTGAGACATACGAGAAGGTAAGAGGCCTGTTTGATGACAAATTTGAAAGAGATCCTGAAAAGATTTATTCTTCTTTGCCCTCAATCCCTGTAGACAAGGCGGTAATGGAGAAGTCTAAGCTGGGTGTGGTGATCCCATCCGGGTTTGAGTGGAGTGATTTGGGGAGTTGGGACTCGCTGTATGACGTTGCTAGAAAGAATAAAGATGGAAATGTTACTACAGGAGACGTGCTTGCGCTACATTGCAAGAACTCCTTTATGTATAGTACCGGCAAACTTATGGTCGGGATAGATCTGGAAGATTTAATAGTTGTTGATGCTGATGATGCAATTTTGGTCTGTAAAAGAGGTAGCTCACAATACGTAAAGGACGCTTTTGACGCTCTTAAAGAACAAGGTAGAGAAGAGAGCCAGATCCACAGAACCGTTTATAGATTTTGGGGTCAAAAAACCCTCATAAGCAGGGGAGATAGTTTTTTAATCTATCAGGTACTTCTTCTTCCAAAGAAGGAGATACTACTTCAATTGCATCATCACAGGTCTGAAAACTGGATAATACTTTCAGGTGCCGTAGAAATAGAAAAGGATGGAAAGAAAGGTTTCTATCACAGAGGAGATAGTATCTTGATACCAAAATCCACACCTCACAAGATATCAAATCCTGGCAAAATAAGCGCTCAAATATTGGAGATATGGCAGGGAGAATACTTAGAGGAAGACGACGTCGAATATCTATAA
- a CDS encoding nucleoside deaminase, translating to MTNNIINMLYFLSFLSFNAGELPVGAILYKDGKILSMSQNFCERSKSPIEHAEILAIKNAIQRYNRWYIQGSTIYCSLEPCLMCAGAIIECKIKNVIFCVSSKYSTRYILESNNIFCREMFDERFKNLIDRFFKEIRNKKNLYKRSRQILT from the coding sequence TTGACAAATAATATTATAAATATGCTATATTTTTTATCATTTTTATCCTTTAATGCTGGGGAATTACCAGTCGGAGCTATTCTTTACAAGGATGGAAAAATTTTGTCTATGTCACAAAATTTCTGTGAAAGATCAAAGTCTCCTATCGAACATGCAGAAATATTGGCTATAAAAAACGCTATCCAAAGATATAATAGGTGGTACATACAGGGATCCACTATTTACTGTTCTCTTGAACCCTGCTTAATGTGTGCTGGAGCGATAATAGAGTGCAAGATAAAAAACGTTATATTTTGTGTTAGCTCAAAATATTCTACAAGGTATATCCTGGAATCAAACAATATTTTTTGTAGAGAAATGTTTGACGAAAGATTTAAAAATTTAATAGATAGATTTTTCAAGGAAATAAGAAACAAAAAAAACTTATACAAACGCTCAAGACAAATATTGACATAA
- a CDS encoding flavodoxin family protein translates to MSENIFVIFNGSPKAGGNTDFLIDRFTTFLGERDVVKFVLREMNISPCRGCEMCSISGRCVIKDDMYDIYKKIENCKSFLFFSPIFFGGVTSTLKSVIDRCQPFWARKNILGKKFENNNRRGLIALIGATSFLKGYECAALTVKWLFNVIDVAENRTLYYMNIERHSDFLNYNIDNDIYKTIEFFGESEE, encoded by the coding sequence TTGAGTGAGAACATATTTGTGATATTTAACGGTAGCCCAAAGGCAGGGGGAAATACTGATTTTCTGATAGATAGATTTACGACATTTTTGGGAGAAAGAGATGTTGTAAAATTTGTTCTCAGAGAGATGAATATTTCCCCCTGCAGGGGTTGTGAGATGTGTTCAATAAGCGGTAGATGTGTGATTAAAGATGATATGTATGATATTTATAAAAAGATTGAAAATTGTAAATCTTTTTTATTCTTTTCCCCAATATTCTTCGGTGGAGTAACTTCGACTTTAAAATCTGTGATAGATAGGTGTCAGCCTTTTTGGGCAAGAAAAAACATTCTAGGTAAAAAATTTGAGAATAATAATAGAAGAGGGCTTATAGCCCTTATAGGCGCCACATCTTTTTTAAAGGGCTACGAATGTGCTGCCCTTACTGTGAAATGGCTTTTTAACGTAATAGACGTAGCAGAAAACAGGACATTATATTATATGAATATTGAAAGACATAGCGATTTTTTGAATTATAATATTGATAATGACATTTATAAAACAATTGAATTTTTTGGGGAGAGTGAAGAATGA
- a CDS encoding GspE/PulE family protein, translating to MTVESAKRPKEAKIIAKLFDDGLLTEEAVNDVFYELETSDMPLLDVLENKGLLTQQIVQKLENIYGFKIIRIQETPLDEKALQLLSSDFIKQRKILPLALKGNNLLLGMVNPQDLSTIDDVRMITKTQVEPAIILASDFSRYISGEISFKKKEETIFGKESDAEAHSYYSEPQLQKESLIYTEEDSVINLVDTIVEEAVLKRASDVHIEPYEDKIVLRYRIDGSLLKISEFPKSIGPAIVSRIKILSSLDISERRRPQDGRMHLNVANKEIDMRVSIMPCTQGEKVVLRIFDKKAVAMDLEALGFPERELKTFKQILQKPYGIIFVTGPTGSGKSTTLYSALSLLNREDVNILTAEDPVEFYIPGITQSQVNPQINLTFATLLRSFLRQDPDIIMVGEIRDSETAEIAVRAAMTGHLVLSTLHTNDAASAFPRLMDMDVEPFLLASSTLCILAQRLVRKVCAECVREVPMPEDMKIALGISPGGFGFGPVGEVTYFEGTGCSACFGTGYKGRIVVPELLVVNDEVRSLVMSRAPSKEIKSAAIRGGMRTMRENGVDLIFRGITTPQEIVKKIFTEE from the coding sequence TTGACGGTAGAGAGTGCAAAAAGACCTAAAGAAGCGAAAATAATTGCTAAACTTTTTGATGATGGCCTTTTAACAGAAGAAGCTGTAAATGACGTGTTCTATGAACTGGAGACTTCTGATATGCCATTGCTTGATGTTCTTGAAAATAAAGGACTTTTGACACAACAGATCGTTCAGAAGTTAGAGAATATCTACGGCTTTAAGATAATAAGGATTCAGGAGACTCCATTAGACGAGAAGGCCTTGCAACTTTTGTCATCTGATTTTATAAAACAAAGAAAAATTTTGCCCCTTGCACTAAAAGGAAATAACCTTTTACTTGGTATGGTAAATCCGCAGGATCTTTCTACAATCGATGACGTTCGTATGATTACAAAGACACAGGTTGAACCCGCTATAATTCTTGCAAGTGATTTTTCCAGATATATCTCCGGGGAGATAAGCTTTAAGAAGAAAGAAGAGACGATCTTTGGTAAGGAGTCTGATGCTGAAGCGCACAGCTATTATTCTGAGCCCCAGCTTCAAAAAGAGTCCCTTATTTATACCGAAGAAGATTCGGTGATAAATCTGGTAGATACAATTGTAGAGGAGGCAGTTCTAAAGAGGGCTTCTGACGTTCATATTGAGCCATACGAAGACAAAATTGTTTTAAGATATAGGATTGATGGTTCTCTATTAAAGATATCTGAATTTCCAAAGTCAATTGGGCCTGCCATAGTCTCAAGGATAAAAATACTCTCAAGCCTTGATATATCTGAGAGAAGAAGACCTCAAGATGGCAGGATGCACCTGAACGTCGCAAACAAAGAGATAGACATGAGGGTATCAATTATGCCCTGTACTCAGGGCGAGAAGGTTGTGCTTAGAATATTTGACAAAAAGGCAGTTGCAATGGACCTGGAGGCATTGGGATTTCCTGAAAGGGAGCTAAAGACTTTTAAGCAAATATTACAAAAGCCTTATGGCATAATATTTGTAACTGGTCCTACTGGCTCAGGAAAGTCTACTACGCTCTACTCCGCTCTTAGCCTTCTTAACAGAGAAGATGTTAACATATTGACCGCTGAAGATCCTGTGGAATTTTATATTCCTGGTATAACCCAGTCACAAGTAAACCCTCAGATAAACCTTACCTTTGCAACTTTATTAAGATCTTTTTTAAGGCAGGATCCTGACATTATAATGGTTGGTGAGATCAGAGATTCTGAAACTGCAGAAATAGCCGTTAGGGCTGCAATGACAGGGCATCTTGTTCTTAGCACTCTCCACACAAATGACGCTGCCAGCGCATTTCCAAGGCTTATGGATATGGATGTAGAGCCTTTTTTGCTTGCATCCAGCACCCTTTGTATTCTAGCACAAAGGCTTGTAAGAAAAGTTTGTGCTGAATGTGTAAGAGAGGTACCGATGCCAGAGGATATGAAGATAGCCCTGGGGATATCTCCTGGGGGTTTCGGCTTTGGCCCTGTTGGAGAGGTTACATATTTTGAAGGAACAGGCTGCAGTGCTTGTTTTGGAACGGGATACAAGGGCAGGATTGTTGTACCCGAGCTTTTGGTGGTAAACGATGAGGTAAGATCTCTTGTTATGTCTAGGGCCCCTTCTAAAGAGATAAAGAGTGCAGCCATTAGGGGAGGTATGAGAACAATGAGGGAGAATGGAGTGGATCTAATATTTAGGGGGATTACCACGCCTCAGGAAATTGTGAAGAAGATATTTACTGAAGAGTAG
- a CDS encoding O-antigen ligase family protein, with the protein MITFFLILFFILSLLLSVFIAPSKVYAILGQSARLTGLLFYLIFFSFVWLIVQQRFKEKDLFKIFFSIVLSSIIPLLYGLCEYSNFDFLNLEGYPGRLSTFFGQPNDYAVFLSVICLSTFCFIYIYKRFIPLFCVIFVISFFELLLTYSRANIFGFFMLFFVLLFLLNKEILSSKRVSALLAIGILISIALFFATPYTNPGWYEMGFSRQVGRVEDESLSQRITMWKASIDMFLEKPLTGYGLANYYPISSRFFDMSNSFFHWSTKNMTFVDVPHNEFLEFLALGGIPLFVSFTILIIFALYGNYLSVYENKLNLIALFGFCATLIYLFFNFFVLSVSLLFFLFLALGLTNLPFKGKEIRLDIFPLVISVACFSLFLYMGVYYNIDNGIYKIKNNFQKVIMGTNALSFYPYDYYSYPALDDKYLLIAKSLPKSDEAIRFEMASSIERTSFLGLSLFPNDPVLYYYLGEAYKLKRNYPEAKLYFLKSLEFHPFFEEPIIGLLDISCTYEGCRNSFKYAKLLYETSPDSLLTLVTLVNYNIRMHQYNDAKIFLRDIEDLYPANPIIYVFKEFFMKNTSSKVFS; encoded by the coding sequence GTGATAACATTTTTTCTGATTTTGTTTTTCATACTTTCTCTTTTACTTTCAGTTTTTATAGCTCCTTCTAAGGTTTATGCTATTTTAGGACAGAGTGCGAGACTTACAGGATTACTTTTTTACCTGATTTTCTTCAGTTTTGTCTGGCTTATTGTCCAACAGAGATTTAAAGAGAAGGACTTGTTTAAAATATTTTTCAGTATCGTTTTATCTTCTATAATCCCTCTCCTATACGGTTTATGCGAGTATTCTAATTTTGATTTTCTAAACCTTGAAGGTTATCCAGGTAGGCTTTCTACCTTTTTTGGGCAACCAAATGATTATGCAGTATTTTTATCTGTTATTTGTCTTTCGACTTTTTGTTTTATTTACATTTATAAAAGATTTATCCCTTTGTTTTGTGTAATTTTTGTAATATCGTTTTTTGAGCTTTTATTGACATATTCAAGGGCTAATATTTTTGGATTTTTTATGTTGTTTTTTGTACTTTTGTTCCTTTTAAATAAAGAGATTTTAAGCTCTAAAAGAGTAAGTGCACTTTTAGCTATTGGGATTCTTATTTCTATAGCATTGTTTTTTGCTACTCCTTATACGAATCCTGGCTGGTATGAAATGGGATTTAGCAGGCAGGTTGGGCGTGTAGAGGACGAATCTCTTTCTCAAAGAATTACAATGTGGAAGGCGTCAATAGATATGTTTTTAGAAAAGCCTCTTACAGGGTATGGTCTCGCAAATTATTATCCTATCTCGTCTAGATTTTTTGATATGTCAAATAGCTTTTTTCACTGGAGTACGAAAAATATGACTTTTGTTGATGTTCCTCACAACGAGTTTCTGGAATTCTTGGCACTGGGTGGAATTCCATTATTTGTTTCATTTACAATTCTAATAATTTTTGCACTCTATGGGAATTATCTTTCTGTTTACGAGAACAAATTGAATCTGATAGCGCTTTTTGGGTTTTGTGCTACTCTAATTTATCTTTTTTTTAACTTTTTTGTATTAAGCGTATCGCTTCTTTTCTTCCTCTTTCTGGCTCTTGGGCTTACGAATTTGCCCTTTAAAGGAAAAGAGATTAGGTTAGACATCTTTCCTTTGGTTATTTCTGTAGCTTGTTTCTCTCTTTTTTTGTATATGGGCGTTTATTATAACATCGATAATGGAATCTATAAGATAAAGAACAATTTCCAAAAGGTTATAATGGGTACAAATGCATTATCCTTTTACCCATATGATTATTACTCTTATCCTGCCCTTGACGATAAATATCTTCTCATTGCTAAAAGTTTGCCTAAATCAGATGAAGCTATAAGATTTGAGATGGCCAGTTCTATAGAAAGAACATCTTTTTTAGGTTTAAGCCTGTTTCCAAACGATCCCGTCTTGTATTATTATTTAGGAGAGGCATATAAGCTAAAGAGAAATTATCCTGAGGCTAAGTTATACTTTTTGAAATCTCTCGAATTTCATCCCTTTTTCGAAGAACCGATAATAGGCTTGCTTGATATATCATGCACATATGAAGGCTGTAGAAATTCTTTTAAGTATGCCAAGCTCTTATACGAGACGAGCCCGGATTCTCTTTTGACATTAGTTACTCTGGTAAACTACAATATTCGTATGCATCAATATAACGATGCAAAAATATTTTTACGCGATATAGAAGATCTTTACCCTGCGAATCCCATTATATATGTTTTCAAAGAGTTTTTTATGAAAAATACTTCTTCAAAAGTTTTTTCGTAA
- a CDS encoding amidohydrolase, giving the protein MNDLLIENASILDVKSGKVLEGSNIYISNGTIAGINVNKDCLQKVNLNDNLVIPGLINAHTHAAMTLLRSYADDLTLIDWLTNYIWPKEAQIINPETVYLGALIACYEMAKNGITTFVDMYFYEDMVASAAEEIGLRALIGEGVLSVPTPHAKGQKQGIENTKKLIEKYKDSDLISPIVTPHAPYTCSDELLRELTQIALEENIPLHIHLSESEKEFLDMQREKNLTPTKYLEKLEVFRAKTFVAHANYLTDMDISILKNHNVSVAHCPESNAKLASGICPVPKLLESGVNVALGTDGAASNNNLNIFGEMDFALKLQKIFSKNPQTLKALDALQMATSMGARAIFKDDIGSIEVGKKADFLVIDRENPSMIPGHNPVSDLVYSATPDCILSVCVNGRWIIKNKIEQFDKEKIIKLTKKLLKKYFS; this is encoded by the coding sequence ATGAACGATCTATTAATAGAAAACGCATCAATACTGGATGTAAAATCAGGAAAAGTTTTAGAAGGCTCAAACATATATATTTCAAACGGCACAATAGCCGGCATAAACGTGAATAAAGATTGTCTTCAAAAAGTAAATTTGAATGACAATTTAGTAATTCCAGGCCTTATAAACGCACATACTCACGCTGCCATGACCCTTCTTAGAAGCTATGCGGATGACCTGACTTTAATAGACTGGCTTACCAATTACATATGGCCAAAAGAAGCACAAATCATAAATCCTGAAACTGTTTACTTAGGAGCTCTCATTGCCTGTTATGAAATGGCAAAGAATGGCATTACCACATTTGTAGATATGTATTTTTACGAAGATATGGTAGCAAGCGCAGCTGAAGAAATTGGGCTAAGAGCTCTAATTGGAGAGGGAGTGCTAAGCGTTCCCACCCCTCATGCAAAGGGCCAAAAACAGGGAATAGAAAATACAAAAAAGCTGATAGAAAAATACAAAGATAGCGATCTGATATCTCCTATTGTCACACCACATGCCCCATATACTTGTTCAGACGAACTATTAAGGGAATTAACACAAATAGCTTTAGAAGAAAATATTCCTCTTCACATTCACTTATCTGAATCTGAAAAAGAATTTTTAGACATGCAAAGAGAAAAAAATCTAACCCCAACAAAATATCTTGAAAAACTAGAGGTTTTCAGGGCAAAAACCTTTGTTGCCCATGCAAATTATTTAACCGATATGGATATCTCTATTCTAAAAAATCACAATGTTAGTGTAGCACACTGTCCTGAGAGCAACGCAAAATTGGCTAGCGGCATATGCCCTGTGCCAAAACTCCTTGAGTCTGGAGTAAACGTAGCTCTTGGCACAGACGGAGCAGCAAGCAATAACAACCTCAATATTTTTGGGGAAATGGATTTTGCTCTCAAGCTTCAAAAAATATTCAGCAAAAATCCTCAAACCCTAAAAGCTCTTGATGCGCTTCAGATGGCTACCTCAATGGGCGCAAGGGCAATATTTAAAGATGATATTGGCAGTATCGAAGTAGGCAAGAAAGCTGATTTTCTTGTGATAGATAGGGAAAACCCATCAATGATTCCAGGACACAACCCTGTAAGCGATCTGGTTTATAGTGCTACGCCTGACTGCATATTGAGCGTTTGCGTAAACGGCAGATGGATAATAAAAAATAAAATAGAACAGTTCGATAAAGAAAAGATAATAAAGCTTACGAAAAAACTTTTGAAGAAGTATTTTTCATAA
- a CDS encoding dihydroorotate dehydrogenase electron transfer subunit, with protein MIETKVIKTEKISNFHFLMDLKVEGNFNPLPGQYFMLKVNNLNDPFFMRPFSVFDFDFGRLSFLIEIKGKGTTILSKMKEGDFLKIRGPLGNGFRFNGIKNALLYAGGTGIAPIFYLAKHLKKIGVESDVVLGFRNKERVICVDRFSELGNIYVFTDDGTYANKGTVIDFKLERTYDSIFACGPVLMLKAIQRRHKGAQISLESVFACGAGACMGCVVKSVRGYLRVCKDGPVFNAEEIIF; from the coding sequence ATGATTGAGACAAAGGTTATAAAAACTGAAAAAATTAGCAATTTTCATTTTTTAATGGATTTGAAAGTAGAAGGGAACTTTAATCCCTTACCGGGACAGTATTTTATGTTAAAAGTAAATAACTTAAACGATCCATTTTTTATGAGACCATTTAGCGTTTTTGATTTTGATTTTGGTAGGTTAAGTTTTTTGATTGAAATAAAGGGCAAGGGAACGACAATTTTGAGCAAGATGAAAGAGGGCGATTTTTTAAAAATTAGGGGCCCCTTAGGTAATGGTTTTCGTTTCAATGGAATTAAAAACGCCTTGCTTTATGCAGGAGGAACGGGAATAGCACCAATATTTTATCTGGCAAAACACCTCAAAAAAATAGGGGTTGAGTCAGACGTTGTTTTAGGTTTCAGGAATAAGGAGAGGGTAATATGTGTAGACAGATTCTCTGAATTGGGTAATATTTATGTTTTTACTGATGACGGAACATATGCAAATAAGGGTACGGTGATTGACTTTAAATTAGAAAGGACTTATGATTCTATTTTTGCTTGTGGGCCTGTTTTAATGCTTAAAGCGATTCAAAGAAGACACAAAGGGGCACAGATTAGTTTGGAGTCTGTTTTTGCTTGTGGGGCAGGAGCATGCATGGGATGTGTGGTAAAAAGCGTTAGGGGATATTTGAGAGTTTGTAAAGATGGCCCTGTCTTTAACGCAGAAGAAATCATATTCTAA
- a CDS encoding C40 family peptidase, which produces MKGRWVCVWLLAILIFTCALFTQNAYANNQDLRQEIVRTALHLKGVSYRWGGTTPAGFDCSGFVQYVYRVNGISIPRDADSQYYDGTKVSTSNLKPGDLVFFQTYESGPSHVGIYIGDNRFIHAAYHGGIMIDSLSEPYYAERYLGARTYIE; this is translated from the coding sequence TTGAAGGGTAGATGGGTTTGTGTTTGGCTTTTGGCAATTTTAATTTTTACGTGTGCTCTGTTCACACAAAATGCTTATGCAAATAACCAGGATTTAAGACAGGAGATTGTAAGAACGGCTTTGCATCTAAAAGGGGTATCCTACAGATGGGGAGGAACAACGCCGGCAGGTTTTGATTGTTCTGGATTTGTGCAGTATGTTTATAGAGTTAACGGTATAAGCATCCCAAGAGATGCAGATTCTCAGTATTATGACGGTACTAAAGTTTCAACGTCGAACCTTAAACCTGGAGATTTGGTTTTCTTCCAAACTTATGAGAGTGGCCCAAGTCATGTGGGCATCTATATTGGCGATAATCGCTTTATTCACGCTGCATATCACGGCGGAATAATGATTGATTCCTTAAGTGAACCATATTATGCTGAGAGGTATTTAGGGGCAAGAACTTATATTGAGTGA
- a CDS encoding type II secretion system F family protein, translating to MPNFFYRVRDSKGKLVTGTTDAISLPVLKNDLRNKGFLIVEVKEIKDESKDTKLPIEEKRASFNIPIFNRVTHKELAIFSRQFATLVAAGVPITRTLNTLKSQTKKKAFRDIIDDVLKRVEGGESLARALERHSNVFNKLYTSLIRAGEASGSLDVILARIASYLEKEMALRNQIKQAVSYPIFVLTIALALTAFLLMFIVPMFAGFLTGLGAKLPLMTLIIVNASQFMIHNFIWIVLVIIGGVFLFIKLLSNPVGREMFDLMVFRLPIFGPLYMKIECSRFARTFGSMTRSGVPILTSLEIIEGILMSVVLKKGIRFVHDSVKRGQTIADSMRKTDKFPMVLVEMIAIGEETGHLDEMLDKSADYYDDEVETTVKALSSMLEPAMIVIIGGIVGFIVIAMYLPIFSLYQAIVK from the coding sequence ATGCCTAACTTCTTTTATAGAGTTAGAGACTCTAAGGGGAAACTGGTTACAGGAACTACGGATGCCATATCTCTTCCAGTTTTAAAAAATGATCTTAGAAACAAGGGATTTCTTATAGTCGAAGTAAAGGAGATCAAAGACGAATCTAAAGATACCAAATTGCCAATAGAAGAGAAAAGGGCATCCTTTAATATCCCTATCTTTAACAGAGTTACTCACAAAGAGCTTGCTATATTTTCAAGACAGTTTGCTACGCTGGTAGCGGCAGGAGTTCCAATCACAAGGACGCTAAACACCCTGAAGTCTCAAACCAAGAAAAAGGCTTTCAGAGACATTATTGACGATGTCCTGAAGAGAGTAGAAGGAGGAGAAAGCCTTGCAAGAGCTCTTGAGAGGCATAGCAACGTTTTTAACAAGCTCTATACCAGTCTGATAAGGGCAGGTGAGGCATCTGGATCCCTTGACGTGATACTCGCAAGGATTGCAAGCTATCTGGAAAAGGAGATGGCTCTTAGAAATCAGATAAAGCAGGCCGTAAGTTACCCAATATTTGTCTTAACCATTGCCTTGGCGCTAACTGCATTTTTGCTGATGTTTATAGTTCCTATGTTTGCAGGCTTTCTTACGGGTTTGGGGGCGAAGCTTCCTCTTATGACTTTGATAATAGTAAATGCTAGTCAATTTATGATACATAATTTTATCTGGATAGTTCTGGTTATTATTGGAGGAGTTTTCTTATTTATAAAACTCCTTAGTAATCCTGTTGGCAGAGAGATGTTTGATCTGATGGTGTTCAGACTTCCTATTTTTGGCCCCCTTTACATGAAAATAGAGTGTTCCAGGTTTGCAAGGACATTTGGCTCAATGACAAGAAGCGGCGTGCCAATATTAACTTCTCTTGAGATAATTGAGGGTATACTGATGAGCGTGGTACTAAAAAAGGGAATAAGATTTGTACACGACTCGGTTAAAAGAGGCCAGACAATTGCTGATTCCATGAGAAAGACCGATAAGTTTCCCATGGTGTTGGTAGAGATGATAGCAATAGGTGAGGAAACAGGACACCTTGACGAAATGTTGGACAAGTCTGCCGATTACTACGACGACGAGGTGGAGACCACTGTAAAGGCTCTGTCAAGCATGCTGGAACCTGCTATGATAGTGATAATAGGTGGTATTGTAGGATTTATTGTAATAGCAATGTATCTGCCTATATTTAGCCTGTATCAGGCAATTGTAAAATAG